A single region of the Microbulbifer sp. MKSA007 genome encodes:
- a CDS encoding helix-turn-helix transcriptional regulator, whose amino-acid sequence MSNDFSQNLRLLCSFYPSIAEVCRRIGVNRAQFNKYLNGNTQPSQYTLGKICHFFGVEPHEIVMPHEQFSQIVRVRNAPVSDSLPARPYNRDIDILMRESQGRADKYLGFYFEYHYSMTFSDHIIRSLLHIESDGDGYYFQRFERMRYPDRDEWYKSRYKGMLLFLADRIFLVGYESLTHNEIAQTILYPTYKSRVSYLSGLKLGASASDRREPVCTKVVLESLGHNISIKNALKLCGVFGPESEEINKNIRENIRATSTEGPQSFFATPL is encoded by the coding sequence ATGAGCAACGATTTTTCGCAAAACCTCCGCCTTCTGTGCAGCTTCTACCCATCCATAGCCGAGGTGTGCCGGCGAATTGGGGTGAACCGTGCCCAGTTCAATAAATATCTCAACGGTAACACTCAACCCTCCCAGTATACCCTGGGAAAGATATGTCATTTTTTTGGCGTAGAGCCCCATGAAATCGTGATGCCCCACGAGCAATTCAGCCAAATTGTTCGCGTACGCAACGCGCCCGTCTCCGACAGCCTCCCCGCCAGGCCCTACAATCGCGATATTGATATTCTGATGCGGGAGTCCCAGGGGCGGGCCGATAAATATTTAGGCTTCTATTTCGAGTACCACTACTCCATGACCTTCTCCGACCATATTATTCGCAGCCTGCTGCATATTGAGTCAGATGGTGATGGGTATTATTTTCAGCGCTTCGAACGAATGCGCTACCCGGACAGGGATGAGTGGTATAAATCCCGCTATAAAGGCATGCTGCTCTTTCTTGCCGATCGTATTTTTCTGGTTGGCTATGAATCACTGACTCACAATGAAATCGCACAAACTATTTTATACCCTACTTATAAAAGCCGAGTCAGCTATCTATCCGGATTAAAGCTGGGAGCATCCGCCAGTGACAGGCGTGAGCCCGTCTGCACAAAAGTAGTTCTCGAATCTCTCGGTCACAACATCAGCATAAAAAATGCACTGAAATTATGTGGTGTTTTTGGTCCTGAGTCCGAAGAGATAAACAAAAACATCCGCGAGAATATTCGCGCAACCTCTACAGAAGGGCCGCAGAGTTTCTTTGCGACACCACTCTAA
- the aspA gene encoding aspartate ammonia-lyase, with product MTNDFHTLKPMPVFSAGAETRLEKDLLGEREVPADVYFGIQTLRALENFQITGITLNHFPNLVKALAMVKKAAASANGQLGYLEPKLQDAIATACDEIIDGKLHDQFLVDMIQGGAGTSTNMNANEVIANRALELLGHNKAEYKKVHPNNHVNLSQSTNDVYPTSINLAILLSYSDLVQSMESLCVEFDKKAKEFASVIKMGRTQLQDAVPMTLGQEFAAFAATVREDVDRVKELVALFKEINMGGTAIGTGINTDPEYRQLVVNALSEISAIDFVCAENLVEATSDMGAFVMFSGVMKRIAVKISKICSDLRLISSGPRAGLNEINLPPMQPGSSIMPGKVNPVIPEVVNQVAYQVIGNDLTITLAAESGQLQLNVMEPVIAFNLLQSMRLMTQAMTTLADRCVSGITANEEHCLQLVENSIGLITAVNPFIGYENATRIAKQALITGASVKQLILDEGLLSEEELNDILAPENMTQPRKVEIKNPA from the coding sequence ATGACCAACGATTTCCACACACTCAAACCAATGCCGGTTTTTAGTGCAGGTGCAGAAACCCGCTTGGAGAAAGACTTATTGGGTGAGCGCGAAGTACCGGCCGATGTCTATTTTGGCATTCAAACTTTACGCGCTTTGGAAAATTTCCAGATTACCGGAATTACCCTGAATCACTTCCCCAATCTGGTAAAAGCACTGGCGATGGTAAAAAAAGCTGCGGCCAGCGCCAATGGACAGCTCGGCTACCTGGAGCCCAAACTGCAAGATGCCATTGCCACTGCCTGTGACGAGATTATCGATGGCAAACTGCACGATCAATTTTTGGTAGATATGATTCAGGGCGGCGCCGGTACTTCTACCAATATGAATGCCAATGAGGTGATTGCCAACCGCGCGCTGGAATTACTCGGTCACAACAAAGCCGAGTACAAAAAAGTACACCCAAACAACCATGTAAACCTGTCGCAATCTACCAATGATGTTTATCCAACCTCGATAAACCTGGCCATTCTGCTCAGCTACAGCGACCTGGTTCAGTCCATGGAGAGCTTGTGCGTTGAGTTCGACAAGAAGGCCAAAGAGTTTGCCTCAGTAATTAAAATGGGGCGCACCCAGCTGCAAGATGCGGTACCTATGACTCTGGGCCAGGAGTTTGCCGCCTTCGCCGCTACTGTGCGCGAAGATGTCGACAGAGTTAAAGAGCTGGTCGCTCTATTCAAAGAGATCAATATGGGGGGCACCGCGATCGGAACCGGCATTAATACGGACCCGGAATATCGCCAGCTGGTTGTTAACGCGCTGTCAGAGATTTCCGCCATCGACTTTGTCTGCGCAGAAAACCTGGTGGAAGCCACTTCCGACATGGGCGCCTTCGTGATGTTCTCCGGCGTAATGAAACGCATCGCCGTTAAGATCTCGAAAATTTGCAGCGATTTACGCCTGATTTCCAGCGGCCCTCGCGCTGGCCTCAATGAAATTAACCTGCCGCCGATGCAACCCGGCTCATCCATTATGCCCGGCAAGGTCAACCCGGTTATTCCCGAAGTGGTTAACCAGGTTGCCTACCAGGTGATCGGCAACGACCTCACGATTACCCTGGCTGCTGAATCCGGCCAGTTGCAGCTCAATGTAATGGAGCCAGTAATCGCCTTTAACCTGCTACAGTCCATGCGCCTGATGACCCAAGCCATGACCACGCTTGCGGATCGTTGTGTGAGCGGCATCACTGCCAACGAAGAGCACTGCCTGCAACTGGTTGAGAACAGCATCGGCCTGATTACTGCGGTAAACCCGTTTATTGGCTATGAAAATGCCACCCGCATCGCCAAGCAGGCACTAATTACCGGTGCCAGTGTGAAGCAGTTAATCCTTGATGAGGGGTTACTGAGTGAGGAGGAACTGAACGATATCCTCGCGCCGGAGAATATGACCCAGCCGAGAAAAGTAGAAATTAAAAACCCTGCTTGA
- a CDS encoding DsbC family protein: MTLIKKPLAIAGALLSLVGSAALAEVDTNVVKTIKTRLEASNPKATYGEVRESPIEGLYEVDVDDGNTTLFVSADGNHFVYGDLYQVKAGGVANLSEQRRATRRAAVMGALDTEDMIVFSPKGETKASVYVFTDVDCGYCRKLHQDVPELNKRGIEVRYLAFPRGGLNSLGYRKLATAWCAEDSNKTLTALKNRENVPLDVCKTNPVAAQYKLGNEAIDVRGTPTIVMEDGRVVPGYLPPDRLLKELGI; encoded by the coding sequence ATGACGCTTATCAAGAAGCCGCTGGCAATCGCTGGCGCGCTACTCAGTCTGGTGGGCTCTGCAGCGTTGGCAGAAGTCGATACCAACGTTGTAAAAACCATCAAGACACGCCTTGAGGCGAGTAATCCCAAAGCAACCTATGGAGAGGTGCGGGAGAGTCCAATTGAGGGGCTTTACGAAGTGGATGTCGATGATGGCAACACGACCCTGTTCGTCTCTGCTGATGGTAATCACTTTGTTTACGGCGATCTCTATCAGGTGAAGGCTGGCGGTGTTGCCAACCTTTCCGAGCAGCGTAGAGCGACGCGCCGCGCTGCGGTTATGGGCGCCCTTGATACAGAAGATATGATTGTCTTCTCCCCAAAAGGTGAAACCAAGGCAAGCGTTTATGTATTTACCGATGTGGACTGCGGTTACTGCCGCAAGCTGCACCAGGATGTGCCCGAGCTGAACAAGCGCGGTATCGAAGTGCGCTACCTGGCATTCCCGCGCGGTGGCCTGAATTCCCTGGGGTATCGCAAGCTGGCAACTGCATGGTGTGCGGAAGACAGCAACAAGACGCTGACTGCACTTAAGAACCGTGAAAATGTGCCTTTGGATGTCTGTAAGACAAACCCGGTGGCAGCTCAATACAAGCTGGGCAACGAGGCTATCGATGTGCGCGGTACGCCGACTATCGTGATGGAAGATGGTCGGGTTGTTCCCGGTTACTTACCACCGGATCGCCTGCTTAAAGAGCTGGGAATTTAA
- the rplS gene encoding 50S ribosomal protein L19 — protein MQMTNKIIQQLEQEQLKSEVPPFAPGDTVIVQVKVKEGNRERLQAFEGVVIGKRNRGLNSSFTVRKISHGVGVERTFQTHSPMVDSLKVKRRGDVRQAKLYYLRSLTGKAARIKEKLN, from the coding sequence ATCCAAATGACTAACAAAATTATCCAGCAGCTGGAGCAGGAACAGCTGAAGAGCGAAGTACCTCCCTTCGCACCGGGCGACACTGTAATCGTTCAGGTAAAAGTAAAAGAGGGCAACCGTGAGCGTCTGCAGGCGTTCGAAGGCGTGGTTATCGGTAAGCGCAACCGTGGTCTGAACTCCTCCTTCACCGTGCGTAAAATTTCCCACGGTGTTGGCGTTGAGCGTACTTTCCAGACTCACAGTCCGATGGTTGACAGCCTCAAGGTTAAGCGTCGCGGTGACGTGCGTCAGGCCAAGCTGTACTACCTCCGCAGCCTGACTGGTAAAGCTGCACGTATCAAAGAGAAGCTCAATTAA
- the trmD gene encoding tRNA (guanosine(37)-N1)-methyltransferase TrmD, producing MTKRIALVSIFPEMFAALTEYGVSGRAVKDGLLEVRCWNPRDFTSDRHRTVDDRPYGGGPGMVMLAEPLYQALEAARAWAGEDGESVRSIYMSPQGRQLDQGGVEQLSAAGNLVLLAGRYEGVDERIVESMIDEEWSIGDYVLSGGELAAMVMVDAITRLIPGALGHNQSAVEDSFSSGLLDCPHYTRPEQYRGVAVPEVLLSGNHERIRRWRLKQALARTQQRRPDLLQGLELSDEQKLLLDEIQREQKLEEN from the coding sequence ATGACAAAACGAATCGCTCTGGTAAGCATTTTTCCGGAGATGTTTGCCGCATTGACCGAGTATGGCGTCAGTGGACGGGCTGTGAAAGATGGCCTTTTAGAAGTTCGCTGTTGGAATCCTCGGGACTTTACCAGTGACAGGCACCGGACTGTGGACGATCGCCCTTACGGCGGCGGACCGGGAATGGTGATGTTAGCTGAGCCCCTTTACCAGGCTCTCGAGGCTGCTCGAGCTTGGGCTGGTGAAGATGGTGAATCTGTACGCAGTATCTACATGTCTCCCCAGGGTCGACAGCTCGATCAGGGTGGAGTGGAGCAGCTGTCTGCAGCTGGCAACCTGGTGTTGTTGGCGGGGCGCTATGAAGGTGTGGATGAGCGTATCGTCGAATCTATGATCGACGAGGAGTGGTCCATTGGTGACTATGTCCTCAGCGGTGGCGAACTGGCTGCTATGGTGATGGTGGATGCTATTACCCGCTTGATTCCCGGCGCACTTGGACACAACCAATCGGCGGTTGAGGACTCTTTCTCCTCTGGCCTGCTGGACTGCCCACACTACACCCGACCGGAACAATATCGGGGAGTAGCGGTACCGGAAGTTTTGCTTTCCGGCAACCATGAAAGAATACGCCGCTGGCGCCTGAAACAGGCATTGGCGCGCACGCAACAGCGACGCCCGGACTTATTGCAAGGGTTGGAGCTGAGCGATGAGCAGAAGTTGTTGCTGGATGAGATCCAGCGGGAACAGAAGCTCGAAGAAAATTGA
- the rimM gene encoding ribosome maturation factor RimM (Essential for efficient processing of 16S rRNA), whose amino-acid sequence MTDNGKPSEELVTVGRVTTVYGVRGWVKVHSYTEPMDNILQFPNWRLQGPKGWEALEIDAGKRHGKGLIVHVKGIDDRDLAARLCQRDIAVARELMPELEHGEYYWHQLEGLKVVSHFDGEDHDFGTVARMMETGANDVMVVRGGADKRERLIPYLPDQFITNIDLEVGVITVDWDPAF is encoded by the coding sequence GTGACAGATAACGGAAAACCTTCCGAAGAGTTGGTCACGGTTGGGCGCGTTACTACCGTTTATGGTGTGCGCGGCTGGGTCAAGGTTCACTCCTATACCGAGCCGATGGACAACATCCTGCAGTTCCCTAATTGGCGCTTGCAGGGGCCGAAAGGTTGGGAAGCTCTCGAAATTGACGCTGGTAAGCGTCACGGCAAGGGCTTGATTGTACATGTGAAAGGCATTGATGACCGCGATTTGGCGGCTCGACTTTGCCAGCGCGATATTGCTGTAGCTCGTGAACTGATGCCTGAGCTTGAGCATGGTGAGTATTACTGGCACCAGCTCGAAGGGTTGAAGGTTGTCAGCCATTTCGATGGCGAAGATCACGACTTTGGTACCGTTGCTCGCATGATGGAAACTGGTGCCAACGATGTAATGGTGGTGCGCGGTGGAGCGGATAAGCGCGAGCGCTTGATTCCCTATCTACCTGATCAGTTTATTACCAATATTGACCTGGAAGTCGGTGTAATAACCGTCGACTGGGACCCGGCTTTTTAA
- the rpsP gene encoding 30S ribosomal protein S16, producing the protein MVTIRLARGGAKKRPFYHLTVTDSRKSRDGRFIERVGFFNPVARGQEERLRVDRERVDFWLGRGAQVSDRVGKLLKESA; encoded by the coding sequence ATGGTAACCATTCGTTTGGCCCGTGGTGGTGCTAAAAAGCGCCCGTTTTATCATCTGACCGTTACCGACAGCCGCAAATCTCGCGACGGTCGTTTTATTGAGCGTGTTGGTTTCTTCAACCCGGTTGCCCGTGGTCAGGAAGAGCGTCTGCGTGTTGATCGCGAGCGTGTTGATTTCTGGCTGGGTCGTGGCGCACAGGTTTCTGACCGCGTCGGCAAGCTTCTGAAAGAATCTGCTTAA
- the ffh gene encoding signal recognition particle protein: MFDNLSDRLSAALKKVTGKARLTDDNIRDTLREVRKALLEADVALPVVKAFVQQVRTAAVGQKVSKALNPGQQFVKIVQDELVKVMGAAAEPLNLAVQPPAVILMAGLQGAGKTTSVAKLAKYLQEREKKKVMVVSADVYRPAAIKQLETLAGEVGAQFYPSTAEQKPLDIAKGAVDAARKQFADVLIVDTAGRLHVDSELMDEIRELHSELDPAETLFVIDAMIGQDAVNTASAFNDALPLTGVILTKADGDARGGAALSVRHVTGKPIKFIGVGEKTDALETFHPDRIASRILGMGDILSLIEEAEQKIDKEKAEKLVKKVQKGKGFDLEDLRDQLQQMQNMGGFGSLLEKMPGMGGVAQAAQQADMGKEFKRMDALISSMTPAERRNPDLLNGSRKRRIVAGSGTQLQDLNRLLKQHKQMGKMMKKLKGGGMGKMMRGLGGLPGMGGGMPGGMGGMGGMPGGLPPGLKKK, translated from the coding sequence ATGTTCGATAACCTGAGTGACCGCTTATCGGCGGCCTTAAAGAAAGTTACCGGTAAAGCGCGCCTTACGGATGACAATATCCGCGATACTTTGCGCGAAGTGCGCAAGGCGCTGTTGGAGGCGGATGTCGCTCTGCCAGTGGTTAAGGCATTTGTTCAGCAAGTGCGCACCGCTGCGGTAGGACAGAAGGTTAGCAAGGCTCTCAACCCGGGCCAGCAGTTCGTCAAGATTGTTCAGGATGAGCTGGTTAAGGTGATGGGTGCGGCTGCAGAGCCTCTCAACCTCGCCGTGCAACCTCCGGCGGTAATCCTGATGGCGGGCCTCCAGGGTGCTGGTAAAACCACCAGTGTGGCCAAGCTGGCCAAATACCTGCAGGAGCGTGAAAAGAAAAAAGTCATGGTGGTGAGTGCGGACGTCTACCGCCCTGCCGCTATTAAACAGCTGGAGACCTTGGCCGGTGAAGTGGGGGCACAGTTTTACCCCTCTACAGCTGAGCAGAAACCGCTGGATATTGCCAAGGGTGCTGTGGACGCTGCCCGCAAACAATTTGCCGATGTGCTGATTGTGGATACTGCTGGTCGACTGCATGTGGACTCCGAGTTGATGGATGAAATCCGTGAGCTGCACAGCGAGTTGGACCCGGCGGAAACCCTGTTCGTGATCGACGCAATGATCGGTCAGGATGCGGTAAATACCGCAAGTGCCTTTAATGATGCGCTGCCGCTGACCGGTGTGATTCTCACCAAGGCCGATGGCGATGCCCGTGGTGGTGCCGCTCTCTCCGTGCGTCACGTCACCGGTAAGCCAATCAAGTTTATCGGTGTTGGTGAAAAGACCGACGCTCTGGAAACCTTCCACCCGGATCGTATCGCCTCCCGTATCCTGGGTATGGGTGACATTCTGTCTCTGATTGAAGAAGCAGAGCAGAAGATTGATAAAGAGAAAGCCGAAAAGCTGGTTAAAAAGGTCCAGAAGGGTAAAGGCTTTGACCTGGAAGACCTGCGCGATCAGTTGCAGCAAATGCAAAATATGGGTGGCTTTGGCTCCCTGTTGGAGAAAATGCCCGGCATGGGCGGTGTAGCGCAGGCTGCACAACAGGCCGATATGGGCAAAGAATTTAAGCGTATGGACGCATTGATTTCCTCCATGACGCCGGCCGAACGCCGCAATCCTGACCTTCTTAACGGTTCGCGCAAGCGCCGCATCGTTGCCGGTTCCGGCACCCAGCTACAGGACTTGAATCGCCTGCTCAAGCAGCATAAGCAGATGGGCAAGATGATGAAGAAGCTCAAAGGCGGGGGCATGGGTAAAATGATGCGCGGCCTCGGCGGCCTGCCCGGTATGGGCGGTGGTATGCCTGGCGGTATGGGCGGTATGGGCGGTATGCCCGGAGGCCTGCCACCGGGCCTCAAAAAGAAGTAG
- the ccsA gene encoding cytochrome c biogenesis protein CcsA, whose amino-acid sequence MAAFAHWTAIALYLATTIVAGAALAQKQQPNSKLLLSLLAGALVTHGISLGHVLFSPEGYRFDLLAMLSLISWVVNFLLLILAVGRPLTLLILIFAPVGAATEFAASHIWGTVTPHQQISAGIAVHALLSISAYSLLTLATLQAIYLYYLNQQLHNHRPVGATRLLPPLQSMESLLFGLITFGQLLLTASLLTGFVFVGNLFEEGPIHKTILSMVAWVLYTILLWGHWRLGWRGNTAVRWTLSAFAALLLAYFGSKLVMEVILQRG is encoded by the coding sequence ATGGCGGCTTTCGCCCACTGGACAGCTATCGCTCTCTACCTGGCCACAACCATAGTTGCAGGTGCGGCTCTGGCCCAAAAACAACAGCCGAATTCCAAACTGCTTCTCAGCCTTTTGGCGGGTGCACTTGTCACCCACGGAATATCCCTGGGACACGTTCTCTTTTCACCCGAAGGCTATCGCTTCGACCTGCTGGCAATGCTCTCGCTGATTTCCTGGGTAGTTAACTTTCTATTATTGATCCTGGCCGTTGGCCGGCCACTTACTCTACTTATTCTTATTTTCGCACCAGTGGGAGCCGCCACTGAATTTGCTGCATCCCATATTTGGGGCACCGTAACGCCACATCAACAGATCTCTGCCGGCATTGCGGTACATGCTCTACTGTCTATTTCTGCCTATTCACTGCTGACCCTGGCTACCCTTCAGGCGATCTATCTCTATTACCTTAACCAGCAACTGCACAACCACAGGCCGGTAGGCGCCACCCGTCTTCTGCCACCATTGCAGAGCATGGAGTCACTGCTGTTTGGCCTGATCACTTTCGGGCAACTACTGCTCACCGCCTCCCTGCTGACCGGTTTCGTCTTTGTTGGCAATTTGTTTGAAGAGGGGCCAATACACAAAACCATCCTCTCTATGGTCGCCTGGGTTCTCTACACCATACTCCTATGGGGACACTGGAGGTTGGGCTGGAGAGGCAATACCGCTGTGCGTTGGACCTTAAGCGCTTTCGCCGCCCTACTACTTGCCTATTTTGGTAGTAAGCTGGTTATGGAAGTCATTCTCCAGCGCGGGTAA
- a CDS encoding HlyC/CorC family transporter: MNEMPTGLLFGLLALLILISAFFSSSETSMMALNRYRLRHQAKSGHRGAKRATELLARPDKLIGSILIGNNLVNVLVSVIAGSVFAQIYGEILTTIVLTLALLIFAEVTPKTIAALHPEKIAFPASFILRPLQWLLTPLVLLIGGISNGLARMLGVETKANSEAEHLAPEELRTVVFESGALLPSKHKGMLLNVLDLDQATVEDIMIPRNEVMGVDLENSAEEILQQLAESSYTRLPVYRGDINRVVGILHLRKAAQILRDGPKNLTAERLNSFTDEPYFVPEATPLPTLLMNFQKTKRRMGLVVDEYGEVMGIVTLEDLLEEIVGDFTASPVPSDDEEIVAIEDGWYMIEGGTSIRDINRTLGWELPTDGPKTFNGLAMEHLESIPDGNISLYILNYLVEIEEVSDKMITRARIKRIDK; encoded by the coding sequence TTGAACGAGATGCCCACGGGCCTGCTATTCGGTTTGCTGGCCCTATTGATACTGATATCCGCCTTCTTCTCCAGCTCCGAAACCAGCATGATGGCGCTTAACCGCTATCGTCTGCGGCACCAAGCCAAAAGCGGGCACCGCGGGGCAAAGCGCGCCACCGAGCTACTCGCACGCCCGGACAAGCTGATCGGCTCAATTCTAATCGGCAACAATCTCGTTAACGTTCTTGTATCCGTAATCGCCGGCTCGGTATTCGCGCAAATTTACGGAGAAATACTCACCACCATAGTCTTGACTCTTGCCCTACTGATTTTTGCTGAGGTCACACCAAAGACTATTGCCGCTCTACACCCGGAAAAAATTGCTTTCCCCGCCTCATTTATTTTGCGCCCACTGCAATGGCTGCTCACTCCCCTGGTGCTGTTGATTGGTGGCATATCCAACGGCCTGGCGCGTATGTTGGGAGTCGAAACAAAAGCGAATAGCGAAGCGGAACACCTGGCCCCCGAAGAACTCCGAACCGTTGTATTCGAATCAGGCGCCCTGCTTCCCAGCAAGCACAAAGGCATGTTGCTCAACGTGCTGGACCTGGACCAGGCAACCGTTGAAGACATCATGATTCCGCGCAATGAAGTCATGGGCGTTGACCTGGAAAACAGCGCCGAAGAGATCCTGCAGCAGCTAGCGGAAAGTTCCTACACTCGCCTCCCCGTATATCGCGGTGACATCAATCGAGTAGTAGGCATACTTCACCTGCGAAAAGCGGCGCAAATACTGCGGGACGGACCAAAAAATTTAACGGCAGAGCGGCTCAACTCCTTCACTGATGAGCCTTACTTCGTACCCGAGGCAACACCACTCCCCACACTGCTGATGAACTTCCAGAAAACCAAGCGCCGCATGGGGCTGGTAGTTGATGAGTACGGAGAGGTAATGGGTATCGTTACCCTGGAAGATCTGCTGGAGGAAATTGTCGGCGACTTCACCGCAAGTCCAGTACCCAGCGATGACGAGGAGATAGTCGCTATAGAAGATGGCTGGTACATGATCGAGGGCGGCACTTCTATTCGCGATATTAATCGCACCCTTGGCTGGGAACTGCCCACTGACGGGCCAAAAACTTTTAACGGCCTGGCAATGGAACACCTGGAGAGTATCCCCGACGGCAATATCAGCCTGTACATCCTCAATTACCTGGTGGAAATTGAGGAGGTCTCAGACAAGATGATTACCCGGGCCAGAATCAAGCGAATCGACAAGTAA
- the rnhB gene encoding ribonuclease HII — MSRKTELPPYVCPFKGDLIAGVDEVGRGPLAGDVVAAAVILDPNKPIAGLADSKKLTEKKREQLFDEICERALSYSIARATVEEIDQLNILQASLLAMYRAVARLSVQPEFVLVDGNKKPNWDYPCDTVVKGDGRVAAIGAASILAKVTRDREMVVLDSEYPGYGLAGHKGYPTKAHMEALQLQGPTPIHRTSFAPVRRLLEEVE, encoded by the coding sequence ATGAGTCGTAAAACAGAATTGCCCCCCTATGTTTGCCCTTTCAAGGGTGATTTGATTGCAGGTGTCGATGAGGTTGGGCGCGGCCCCTTAGCTGGTGATGTGGTTGCCGCAGCCGTGATTCTTGATCCTAACAAGCCAATTGCCGGGCTTGCCGACTCCAAAAAGCTGACTGAAAAAAAGCGCGAGCAGTTATTTGATGAGATTTGTGAGCGAGCGCTCAGTTACTCCATAGCTCGTGCAACAGTTGAGGAAATTGACCAGCTAAATATTTTGCAGGCAAGTTTACTGGCGATGTATCGTGCAGTTGCACGGCTATCCGTGCAGCCTGAATTTGTGTTGGTGGATGGCAATAAAAAACCGAACTGGGATTACCCTTGCGATACCGTTGTAAAGGGCGATGGTCGTGTCGCTGCAATTGGGGCGGCATCTATTTTGGCTAAGGTGACCCGTGATAGGGAAATGGTAGTGCTGGACTCTGAATATCCCGGTTACGGCCTTGCAGGTCATAAAGGGTATCCCACCAAGGCGCATATGGAAGCTTTACAATTGCAGGGTCCCACTCCAATACACCGCACCAGCTTTGCACCGGTAAGGCGCTTGCTAGAAGAAGTTGAGTGA
- the lpxB gene encoding lipid-A-disaccharide synthase, protein MSEKNKPIRIGIVVGEASGDILGFGLMAALKTRLPNVEFEGIAGPRMLELGAKSLFPMERLSVMGLVEPLKRLPELLKIRRSLRRHFTDNPPDLFIGIDSPDFTLTLEAALKAEGIPTVHYVSPSVWAWRQGRIKKIARAVDHMLTLLPFEANFYRDNQVPVTFVGHPLADEIPLQVDIAGERKALGFEKDDRVIALLPGSRGGEVRMLGPLFLQTARWCHQRHSDIKFVIPAANKQRMDEIQEQLKDYPELPITLLEGQSRRAVSAADCVLIASGTATLETMLLKKPMVVTYKLGRLTSMIVSRMLHTPWVSLPNLLAQKELVPEILQNDAIPENLGAAVMQYFEDPLLGDHLEREFFEMHQQLRRNASERAADAVVGLLDAKPESAE, encoded by the coding sequence GTGTCAGAAAAAAATAAGCCGATACGAATTGGTATCGTTGTCGGTGAGGCGTCAGGAGATATCCTCGGTTTTGGTTTAATGGCCGCATTAAAAACTCGGCTTCCCAATGTAGAGTTTGAGGGGATTGCCGGGCCGCGCATGCTGGAACTGGGTGCTAAAAGTTTATTTCCTATGGAGCGGCTGTCGGTAATGGGACTGGTAGAGCCTTTGAAGCGCCTTCCGGAACTGTTGAAAATCCGCAGATCTCTCCGTCGCCACTTTACTGATAACCCTCCCGATCTATTTATTGGTATCGATTCCCCGGACTTTACATTGACTCTTGAGGCTGCACTCAAGGCTGAGGGTATCCCCACCGTCCATTATGTCAGTCCTTCGGTTTGGGCCTGGCGGCAGGGTCGAATTAAAAAGATTGCGCGGGCTGTCGACCACATGTTGACCCTGCTTCCATTTGAAGCGAATTTCTACCGAGATAACCAAGTACCGGTGACCTTTGTTGGCCACCCTTTGGCTGATGAAATTCCCCTGCAAGTGGATATCGCCGGCGAACGCAAAGCATTGGGCTTTGAGAAAGACGACCGGGTAATTGCCCTTTTGCCAGGCAGCCGTGGAGGTGAGGTTCGCATGCTGGGGCCGTTGTTTCTGCAAACGGCCCGATGGTGCCACCAGCGTCACTCGGATATTAAATTTGTTATTCCCGCTGCCAATAAGCAGCGTATGGATGAGATTCAAGAGCAGCTTAAAGATTACCCTGAACTCCCTATCACTTTACTTGAGGGACAATCGAGACGGGCCGTTTCTGCGGCAGACTGTGTGCTCATTGCATCGGGTACAGCAACCCTTGAAACGATGTTGCTTAAAAAGCCCATGGTCGTTACCTACAAGCTGGGCAGATTGACGTCTATGATCGTCTCGCGGATGCTGCATACCCCATGGGTTTCGCTACCAAATTTACTTGCCCAAAAAGAACTGGTACCGGAAATTTTGCAGAATGATGCTATTCCGGAGAATCTTGGTGCGGCGGTGATGCAGTACTTTGAAGATCCGCTTCTTGGGGATCATTTAGAGCGCGAGTTTTTCGAAATGCATCAACAGTTGAGGCGCAATGCTTCTGAGCGGGCTGCCGATGCCGTGGTGGGGCTACTGGACGCTAAGCCCGAATCTGCCGAGTAG